Below is a window of Verrucomicrobiia bacterium DNA.
TGGTCCGTGGGTGGCGCACCGAGCGAGCCCCAATTGCCTTCAAACGCCTGAAAACCATCGGCCTGATAGTTGTCTCACAGGCCGTTTTCGACTTGCTCACGCCGCAAGTTAGCTTCACTGTACATACATCTGGCGTCGTCATCGGCTTCCTTACGGCTTTCGTTCTCTACCGCCCGAAAGAATATGGACTTGCCGGCGCTACAACGACACCTTCGCAGTTTCCTACTCCCCGCTAAACTGACGGTCGCCGGCGTCGCCCATGCCGGGGACGATGTAGCCGCGGTCGTTCAGGTGGGAATCGGTCGCGCCGAGGTAAATCTCGACGTCGGGATACGCCTTGGAAAGTTTGCGGATGCCTTCGGGCGCGGCGAACAGGCCGAGGTACTTGATCTTCTTCGCGCCCCACTTCTTCAACCGCGCAACGGCGACGGAGGCCGATCCGCCCGTGGCCAGCATGGGATCGAGCACGAATACGATGTCAACCGGTTTGTCTTCAGAGAACCGGCTGTAATACTCGACGGGCTCCAGCGTCTTCTCGTCGCGGAACAACCCGAGGTGGTACACACGCGCTTCCGGCAGGAATTCCAAAATCCCATCCACCATTCCGAGTCCCGCGCGCAGGATCGGCACAAGTCCGACGCTCGCGCCAACATGTGCGCCCGTCGTCTCCGCCAACGGCGTGGCCACTTTCATGGTCTCCTGCGGCAAATCACGCGTCGCCTCATAGAAAAGCAGCACCGACAACGCGCGGATGCGGCTGCGGACGACCGCACGGTCGGAATTCTTGTCGCGGATATCGGTCAGGAAGCTTTGGGCCAGGGGATGGTTCAGGACATGGGCGGTCTCGCGCATCGCGATAGCTAGTGTAAGACGCGGATTGGATTATTCAAGCGGAGAAACGAATCGCCCGAACCGGATGCCCCTGTGGGATGGTGGTCTCCTCGGGAACTTCCACGAGGCAATCGGCGTTCGCAAGGGAGGAAATCACATGCGAACCCTGGCGAGGCATCGGTTTCGCCAGCCACTTCTCGCCGTCCCGCCGCAGGTTCGCCCGCATATAGTGCACACGATCACCGCGGTTCACGAAATCTTCCGCCGCTTCCGCGGTCACCGTTGGCAGGTCGATCTCGGCAGCGCCCCGCATCTTGAGCAACGCCGGTCGTACCAGGATGAGGAACGTCACCGCGGCGCTGACGGGATTGCCCGGCAACCCGAACGCCAACTTTTCCCCGTGCGCGCCAAATACAAACGGCTTGCCGGGCCGCATCGCGATCCTCCAAAATTTCTGTTCGCATCCCAATTCCGCCAGCACGTCCTTCACGAGGTCATATTCGCCGACAGAAACGCCACCGACGGTGATCACCGCGTCGCATTCGCTCAGGCCATAATCGATCTTTTCGAACAAATCCTCGCGCGTGTCGTCCGCGATGCCGAGTTCAACCGGCTCGCACCCCGCTTGTTTCACCAGCGCGCCGAGTGAATAGCTATTCGCATCATAAATCTGGCCGGGGCGCAACGCGCGCCCCGGTTCGATGATCTCCGCTCCCGTTACCAACACGCCCACCCTCGGCCGCGGGTAAATCGTAAGTTGGGCCAGCCCGACCGCCGCCGCCAACCCGAGTTGCGCAGGGCCGAGCACCCGGTTTGAACGCAGTACAATCTCACCCTTCGTCGCGTCATCGCCGGCACAACGGATGTTTTCGCCCACCTCCACGGATTCCTCGACCGCAATATATCCTTCATGGTGCGGTCGCGTGTCCTCCTGCATCACCACTGCGTCCGCGCCTTCGGGTATCGGCGCGCCCGTGAAAATCCGCGCGCACGTCTGCGGCTCCAAACGCGCGCCGGCCGCCGTGCCCGCGGGCACTGTGGACGTCACGCGCAAATGAATCGGGTTGTTCTCATTCGCACCTGCTACGTCGGAAGAACGCACTGCGTAACCGTCAACCGCGCTATTGTCCCACAGGGGTAAATTGATGGGCGACGCAACATCCTGCGCCAGCACGCAATCCAGGGCCTCGACCAGAGGAACGGCTCGCGCCGAGAGTGTCCGCACTGCCGACAAAATGATTTCCCGCGCCTCGGCAACCGCGAGCATCTCGCCGCCGTTAACGGGCTTCGTCGCCAACATGCACCTCTCCTTCCATAATGTCCGCCGTCGCGAACTGCGCCCGCACCGGCTCCGTAATCCGCACGACGCCCACCCATTTGCCATTGCGGTAGACATCCACACGCGTTCCCACTGCTGGCACCACCCGTGACGTGAAATCGATCACCACAAAACCATGTTCCGAGTTCAGCGAGACGATCCTGACGCCCGTGGTTCCCGGCACGTACACAGAAGATTCGAGCTGCAACTTGTCCGGCTGGGCCGTAACTCGTGCCGGCGGATTCATCGCACATCCCAGGCAACCCGCGACAAGTGTCGTCGCAAGAATCACCCCGGCGATCCGTCTCACTGCCGGGGACGGAAATCGTCGACTTATCACAATTTTCATGCCTCCGCTCGAGAAATTGGCGCGCCTGGCGTGATTCGAACACGCGACCGCCGGATTAGAAATCCGATGCTCTATCCAACTGAGCTACAGGCGCCCGGATTGTTCATTACTGGCTGACAGCCTATCAAAATCTACTCTGCCATTTTCACCATTTTCAACACCAGCCGCAAGCAGATACGCCGTGGCCATCAAGTCATCTTCCCTTTCTCCTTAATCTGCCCCGTCGCCGGATTGCAAGGCGCCGAGCCCGAAGGGTTTCGCGCCGATCGCACCCGGGGGCTGTGTGACGGTCTCCAGACCACGCACGTCGCCCGACCGAAGGTCTCAAGGCCTCTTTTACCTCCCATTTTGGGTTCGTTTTCGGTAAATGCCCGCATTTTACCCCCTCAAATTGGGTTCGTTTTCCAAAACGAACCCAATTTTGTTCGTCGCCTCCAAATACATAAGTCACTAATAACAAGTGGTATATGCGTTGGTTTTCACAAAACCAATTTGGGTTCGTTTCGCAGAAACGTATAATAGGCCCCTCCCTCATGTATAGTGGCGCGGGCAGCCCGGCCTTCGTAGCGTCCTCGCGAAGTAGGCTCCCGCCCGTGTCTTTCCGCCTTCGAGTTGAACAGGCGTCCCGCCTGTAGCCTTCCGCTGTTGCACCCAGGAGGCGTGCTCGGCCTTCGACTGCTCTTCCGTAGTCATACCGCCCACCATACCACTATCGGAATCCGATTTCCAGAAGAAAGGTGTGGGCTGTCGAATCCCGCGAGAACTGCGGTGTTGGTATGCAGAGGGCCGTTGTCAAAACGACGAATTCCCGCCCAGGCTAATTCGGCATTGATAGCCAAAGATGTCGCAGTGTGATAGCGCCTGCTCGCTTACCTCTGAGCACAAAGCTACGCCTGTGACGGGTAATAGCAACTGCCGGTTTGTGAGCGCTAATCTTACAATCGCGCGGCTTGCCGATAGCGTTGATTTTATTCGCACGGGCTTGGAACGGCTGTACTAAAGCTGCGGATGGTTTCTGGTGCACAGTATTATATCCAATCATCAGCGCTTCGGTCATTGCCCAGGCGTAGTCACCGACGATAAAACGTTCAATCCCGGCGTCGCAGTAGTCTGCAAGAAGGGAGTGCGCTGCATCCACAGGTTTACACTCGATGAAGATTCCATCCTGCGACCGTTTTACATTCGGGCGATCGGCGAGATACGCAACCATATCGGGTTTCTTACTGGTCTTGACACCGTCGTAGTTCCGTACTTCGGGCCGTTTGATGCTGGAAAAGACGTCGCCCGTGAATCCGTTCACCAAGTTGGAATCCAATAAGTGGTCCTCGAGAATCTCGTGAAGGTGGGTAGTAAAATCGACCTCATGTGCAGAGCTAGGATCGAATGGTCGTGGCGGATCTACGTGCAAGATGTTCCACGCTGCCACTACAGCTTCTTCGATGACGAGAAAGACCGCAAGAGTTACCCCGGGATGTGGCAATGAGAACCCCTGCTCCCTCCTCGCCGTCGAATCGACAGACAGTCCAAATCCCATTCGTTTATTCCTCGAAAGGTCCCATACCTTCGCTCAGAATCCTTATCGCACAGAGTCGCGCACGGGAAGCCGTCCAGTAACGTGAATGGTTCAAAATGGCGACGATCAGTGTACGCGGGATTTCTGCATCAATCATTGCCATACTTGCCCCGGTACCGCTGGCTAACTCCAAGGCGCTTGCAATCACAGTGTCATCAAGGTCATAACTAAGTTCGGGCGTGTTCGTTATCACTATCGCGGAGAACGGTGCGTCTTTAGCGCCGGCGCCGATGTCGCTGAGCGTGACACAGACACCTTGACCGATGCGTTTGAAGAATGGTCGTAAGACGGTTTCCATCCGAGCACAAAATTCAGTGCACTGTTGCGGCTTCGGTGATGCACTGGCCCTCCTACGGACAGATTTGAAAGGGAGCTCCACACTCAAGGTGTCACGAATGACTTCCATGTCACGTGGTTTGAGATCGTAGAGATCGGCGAAGAAGCCGTCTATGTCCGCGAAGACTTGAGCGTCTTCGCCAAGTAACCGTTCGCTGAGTTTTTGAGCCAAGGTTCGTTGGGTGTGGGACAGCTTTGCCCAAGGAATAATTGGAAAGCCTTCGAGATCTTCTTTATAGATCACACGGCGCTCTGCTCCGAGCTTTGGGCTTGTGAGCAGGGCGTAATGCATCCATAAATCGGAGTGGGTTACGAGTTGGAGGTAGCGAACCAAAGCCCGACCTTCTGGGTGTCCGGCACCAGAGAAGCCGTGGAAGCTTTGGTTGAAGGCGACATCTTTCTGTGCAAGCCATGCTCTGCCGTTTGCGCGTGCGATTCCGGGCGATTCCTTAACCAAAACGAGGGGAGCTCTGTAGTATTCACGGGATCTCGGGCGAGCAGCGGTAGTGCGAGCGAATAGCGGAAGCACCGAAGTCCTCACAGAGAATTTGAAGTGAGCTCTCGCAGTGACATTCGGCAAGCCCTCTAGAAACGAGGCATCCCTTTGTCCTTTTTTCTTAACTGAATAGCCGTTAGTACAGAGTAACTTCAAATCCTCTTCCCAGTACCGTTGTAAAGGTACGCCGTCGCTCTGTTTCACCTTGCGTACGACCTCAATGTCTAAAGCGGTGCCGAGCGCAAGGGCCTTCCACAGCCACGGCTCAGCAAAGGTCTGTTCAAGACTGACCTCCTCAATTGATTTCGAGTCTACGCGAATTTCGCCACGGTCATTCAGTGCCTCGTCAGGATGCACCGTGATCCAGCGCACTGTATGGTCCGGTTTTGGCGGACGGTTACGGGCGAAGAATAAGAGAAAGGGCTGTTGCATCTCTGGCCACACGTTAGTGTCGGAAAGATTCGAGCAGTTCAGCATCCCGGTCACAGTGACGGCCTGCAGGATTGCTTCTCGTGCACGCTGGCCGATGTCACCCTGCTTGAAGAGTAGCCGTGCTGGTAGTACGAATGCTATTCGCCCACTCGGTTCGCACCACTGCATTGCTCGCCAAACAAACGGCAAGTCTGGCACGCTATCAGGGTTCTCGTAGGATTCCGCGAGGGCGGTAAGATTGCGCTCGTTAAGGACTTCACGTCCGATTGCGTGGAATGTCGTAGCGACCGCCTTTTTTGACTCGTCGAGGCTCCTCCAAGGCGGATTGCAGAGGACCATCTGGTAGCGTCCACGATGGCCTTCCAGCATTTGTAGATCCAGACTTCCTACCACCGGGCCTTTTTCGGGGTCTTCTTTGCGCCGGCAGTTAAAAAGCACCGCGCCGCGCAGGTTTTTGAATCGCAAGGCGTGAGGGGGGGTGGGCTTCGGGTCGAGTTCAACCGCCGTTAGATAAAGGCTAAGTGCGGCAAGCCGAAGCGCCGATTCACTGATATCAAAACCACGTAACTGTTTATTGAGAATATCGCGGATTATGCGTCGATCAGGCCGCTGACCCATGGCCTTCCAACGTTCTTGATAGAGGCGTCGAAAGGCGAGAACGAGGAATACCCCAGCGCCACAAGCCGGATCCAACACATGCGCTTTACCTCCTCTCCGCATGCCGTCAAAAGCGTCGTCCACGAGATACTCCGCGATCCGCCGTGGTGTGTAGTGCACACTTGTGTCTTCCGCTTCCTCGGGCTCCCATTGCCAGACAAACCCTTCGTATACTTGGCTCAACAAACCAACTGGTACATGTGCAAAATCAAACGTGCTCCAGTCCATGCGTAACTGTTGTTGATAGCCCCCGCCCGCTGGCTCCTCGTCCCGCAGAATGGCACGCAGGTGTTTAAAAACCTCATTGTCAGGAAGCGCAAGTTGACGAAACCACGCAAGATTCCCCTTTCCGGATAGCGGTAGAAAGTCGCCATTGAACGTGTTGTCAAGCCACTGGCAAGTGTGAACGGTTTTTGTGGCATCTAAGAAGCAGTCATCTAGGCGTCGGGCACCGGGCGCGATCTCTTGGAGGTTCTGCGCTGTCACAACTCCGCGATCGCTCAGAAAACGGAGGAAAAGAGCACGACCAACCAATGACAGGATGTCGCGCCGCTCGATGCGGGGACTTGCCGCACCAACTCTATTCGCGACTTCTGTGAGAAGCTTGAACATGGCTTGGTATACGAAGTCTGCGTTTGGCGTTCCTTTTGGGTCATATTCGCCAAGGGCCATGCGCGCAAAGAGAGAGCGCGCATTCGGTGTGTTTGGTTGAAACTCCTCCCAATTCTGCGAGCGAGTATCGAGGCTGACAGGAATAACGCGGACCAATCCCGGCTCCACGATGGCAAGAAAAGCGCGCTCGCCGCGACTGCCGAGAGCGCGGCGCAAACGGCGTAGTTCTTGATCGTCCCATTTGTGATCTGCGGAAAGCTTGTCATTTCTAATGAAGTAGAGCAGAGGGCGGTCGCGACTCTCCGCCACACCGTCCGGCACGACTTTGCCGCCGCCATTATAAGGGCCGGGACACAAGTCTAAGTAATTCAGCAGTTCTGGTCCAGGGGTCGGGACGAATAACTTTACATTCTGAATGGGAACACCACACCCCATGATCGCGTGCGGAATCGCACCGTGGTTAACATGAGAAGCAGGAGTGCGCCATTTCCGTGTGCCACTCATAACCTCCAAAAACGAATAACGCTCCTTGTTGGCTTCAGAATCCCTTACCAGAACCTCGTGTGCGGCGAGAGATTAGCATATGAGAAATAAATTACAAGCGGAAATCGTTGACAGTTATGGAGTTCGGAGTGCAGTCCGCCGGCATGGGCGAAATATGGCGGTTGTGAAGCGGTTGGTAGAGGACGGCGTAGTTGTTGCCGTCACCACGAGAAGCTGGATTTCAGGTATACGCGCGATTCCGCCGCCTCGAACCCGGGAGACTCGCCTCAGCCTTAATCCCACCGACTGCCCTCAATGCCCGTAACCGACCCGATCATCGGCTTCGAGGTGTTCAACCAGCGTCGTGCTCCCACGGCTTCAATCCCGCGTTGACACGCTCAACGGCAAAGCGCTCTCGTTTCGCCGGGTCGTAAATCAATCACTCTTTAACAGTGATATTATTGCGGACTTCTCGCCCGCCCGCTGCATCTCTGGCGATGTCCCCGGCCCTGCTTTTCAGATCTCTTGTGTTCACAAATCCGCTTAACTGGACAACGTCCTTGAATGTCTCCACATTCACTCCCTCGAAATACTTGCGTTGATGGCTGTCCGCCAGTGCTGCGCTCACATGAGAAGATGTGGCGCGGTCATCAATCCGTTCGCCGGTGCTTTGCGTGTAGCGGCCGCTGGCGCAGCCAATCACACCAACGAGTAATGGCAACGCCCCGAGATAAAGGATCAATCCCAACGCGTTGAAGGTCCTGCTCCTGTTTGGAGATATTTTTGACATATGGTCCCTTTCTTTTTCTACGGCTAATAGTTTGCCAGGACTTCAGACTATAGTCGTGCGCCAGATGTTTGCCATGGGGTGAAACCCTACTGTGGATCGCCGGGGCGGTAGCGGATTATCGCCTGTAGCAATTGTCTCTAAAGATCGAAAAACGACAGGGCGTCCATTGATGACCACAAGGGAGAACGCCCCGGCCGACGGCAAGCAGCGTCCCGTGTCGCGCGAGATGGGCACGCACCTTGATCACCACGGTCAGTGGCAGGTTGGCGGAACGGCCTCACAGCCCCGGGTTGCGCCCTTTCTGTAAAAAGCACACACTTCCCATCCCGCCCGAAGATCCACCCCTCATACAACCATCCCAGAAATTTCCCGCCATAGGCATAGATCCCATTCCCCGAGAGCCACCCCGCCGGTGTGCCATCTTGCATATAGATGGACTCTTTGTCACCGTCGACGTACGCCACGGCGTGCCCGTGTTTGTCCCAAAGGTCAGTCGTCATATGCCAGCTTCGGCGGAGGTGGGTTTGAGTTGGGCTGCGTTTGGAATTGGATTCGCTGCCGGGGGTGCGGTACGGCGCCGCCCAACAGCGATCCAATTGTTTCGTTACGCTTTTCTGCCCTCATGCCGGCTAATGCTCGTCGTGATCCGGATGTTTCTGCTCGTGCCGTTCTTCTTGCTTCTGATGCGGATATTTCGCCCTCACTTCATCATGGTGCCGGTACGGCTCAGGCGAATCGAGATTGACCGTCACGTGAGAACGCAACACGAAGTTCTGCGGCACGCGCGCACCCGAACGCCACGAACCGCCATCCGACCAATAATAGACATGCCGGTGGGGTTCGAAATACACTTCCGCATCCGGGTAATACACATACGAATACGAAACGCCGACGGCGGGGCCGCGCGAGTATTCGTGAGGGCGCTCTACATAACAGCCGACCAGCCCCAGCACACTGCTGATGGCGAAGGTGAGTACAATGAGTCTCTTATTCATATTTTCCTTTATTGTTGCCTCGAGAGGTTTCACTACACCAAAGATAAGTCGGGCAGCGGTCAACTGCGATAGGGTGTTCACCCCATCTTAAGAGAGACCGCTCTTGGCGCAGCTTATGGCCAATCATCAAGTAGGGAGCAACGGCCCGGGTCTGTTTTTACCATTGATTGTCAGACACTCACGGCACGTCAGTGGCCAAACGGGATGATGATCCGCACACCCACATACGGCTTACTGCCTTGTCCCGTGTCAAGGTCGAGCTTCACGCGCACGTTGTTCAGTAACACTCCAGAAGAAGTTGCCCGCGTGTGGCGCAGGCCGCCCTGATCAAAGCTGAAATCAGCCTGGTTCTCGACGCTCTTGACGAAGCGATCGACGGCAAACACCGCCGTGTCGAGACCGTATTTGGCGGCCTGGATCTGGCGTTTGACGGATGACGAGGATTTTTGCGGCGGGCTGTATTCTGCTTCAAAACGCTCCCACGCCTCGATGTCCGTCGGCTTGCGCTGGGGCGCCAGCATCGACTGGGGCTCACATTCGGGAAGGGCCACACGATGGGTCCGTTCGCTGACGTTGCTCCGTACGGACTCCACCGGAATTGTGGAAATCGATAAGGAGGCCATCAGGAACGGGGACTCGGAGTTTTGCGCAGTAGCGGCCGGGACGGCCGACCAACAGGAAAGACACGCGGCCGTCCCGGATATGGTTGAGTGCCAGTGGCTGAGGATGCTACGTTTACTGCAACGGCTCACGACGACCTCTTATTCTCTTGGTCCTCTAATCCTTCTTTTCGTCGTCTTTCCCGGGCTTCTGCTCGGTTGGTTCCTTGGTCGCTGCGGGCCGATCGGTCGCGGGCTTGGACTCAACCTTCCCGTCAGGTTTGGTCTCATGTTTCGTCTCGGGCTTGGTCGCCGGCTTGGCTTCCGGGCCAGCGGGAGGGGCTTTGGCCTTTTCGCTCCCGGTCTCACTCGCCTTTTCCGGCCGCACGCGATTCTCCTCGGCGGGCTTCGCAACCGGGATCGGCTTGTCGGCTGGGTGGACTTCCTTCTTCGTTACCGGCGGCTGTGGTTCGGCCGTCGTTGTGGCTGGCTTCTCAGCCCGATGCGGCTCTTGTGCAGGGACTACTTTCTTTTCAGCCGGTTCAGCCTGATTGCGAACTGGCGTCGGGGCTGCTTTCTCGGTGGTCGATGTTGGCGTCGGATGCTTAACGGCGACCTTCGCTTCCTCTTTGGTGCGCAGTTCGCGAACAGGCGCCGCTTGAATCTTTCGTCCGCTTGCCTTTTCGATGATGACAGTATCGGGGCCCTTGTTGATCACGGTCTTGTTAATGATGGTGGTGTTATTCACAATCACCGTTGTTGGGCGGATCGGCTCCAGAAACCGTCGTTCCTCGACAAAGACAACCCGTGGCGAGATGATGTTCACCTCGACTCTTCCGGACGGGGACAACGGCGCCCAACCAATGTAGCCACCCCCCTCATGCCAGGAGACCCACGCCGGAGCCCAGACCGTCTGCGGCACCCAAAACCAGCCGAATTCCGCGTCCATATCCCAGCGCCCATAGTGGTAGGTGGCCCAGCCCCAGGGCTCGTCGCTGACCCAGTACCAGCCGGCATCGGTGCGCTCCCAACTGCCATTGCAGTACGGGCGCCATCCAACCTCCACCCGGGACGGCCTCCAACAGCGTCCGTAGGATCCGACCACCACCCATTCCCCTTGCGGGGCGAGCGGCTCATAAAAATCGCTTTCGCTGTGAATCGTCACTCCCACCGATATCTCGGCGGCGCAAGTGACGCGCCCCGTCAATGTCGCGAAAAGCGCGACGCACAAAACGAATCCGACTTTTCCTGCCAAACGTTTGGTTCCATTCATAGAGTCATCCTTCTGTCCAATAAATCAAAAGCGCGTTGTTGTTTTTGGAACACAACGACGTGGGCATTAACGGCGAGCCGGATGATTCCTCTGGCTCTGCGATTCCCGCAGACGCTGTAAACGGTCTCGATGAGACTGCCAAACGTCAATGCCCTCTTCTTGTGATTGGCTTGCATGCCCCCACGATAAGCCGGGAAGTCCTGCAGGCGCTATGGGGTGTTCACCCCACCGGTGCGTTCACTGAACCAGCCGCGACCAGCCTCCGGAGCTACGGTCAACACCCCATATCATTCCGCTGCCATCCCACGTACTTTTCTTGCATGAACAATAATTTGAAATGGTCAGCTTTGAAATTGGCGGTCTTATTGGGCACACTCTCTGCATTGCTTACGGGATGCTTTATCTGGCGAGACCACGATCACGATCGGGGCGAATCCCGCCATGAAGAACATGAGGAAAATGAGCATCATGATCAGGATCGTCACGACGACCAAGATCACCATTGAGAATGAGACCACCATTGGTGGTCAGGATCATCCATGAGGAAGCAGTGAAGGCCGCCTAGCGCAAGGAACCGCGCTCTGTGCCACCCAAATCTCTGAAATTATCGCCGCTGGTCATGTCGGGCGCGCTGGTGTTGATCGTCGCCTCGATATACTGGGCGCGCCCGGTCCTGATACCGGTGGCGCTGGCGATGTTGCTGACTTTTCTACTAAGCCCCGCGGACAGCGCGCTTCAACGCCTCGGCCTGGGGCGGGCGGTCTCGGTCGCGCTACTGGCGATAATAACATTTTCTTTGATTGGCGTCATCGGTTGGGCCATCTCCGTCCAGGTGAAGGAAATCGCCAAGAATCTACCCAGCTACCAGGGCAACATCAAAAAACGGATCGAGGATTTGCAAGTGGGCCAGGGAACGACGCTGGATAAAGTCCGCATTGAGTTCGAGCAATTAATCGGCGACGTGACCACCAACGCGCCGTCGACTGAGCAAGCTCGCCAGCCAGTCCTGGTCGCGGTGCAGGGCGGCAGGTTTTCCTCTGGGATATGGCAATTCTCGCCGATGATTCAGCCGCTGCTGGAATCGCTGTTCTACATCTTGTTGGTCGCCACCCTGGTGATTTTCATGCTCTTGGAACGTGACGAGTTGCGCAACCGCGCCATTCGCCTGCTCGGCTACGGACGACTGAGCCTGGCGACTCAAGCGCTCGATGAAGCCGGCCAACGAGTTAGCCGTTATCTCTTCGCCCAATTCATCGTCAACGCCTGCCTGGGCGTGGTGATTGGCCTGGGGCTGTTTCTGCTGGGAGTACCTTACGCGCTATTGTGGGGATTTTTGATCATTTTCCTGCGGTTCGTTCCCTACATCGGAATCTGGATTGCGGCGATCCTTCCGTTCGCAGTCAGCCTCGCCACCTCCTCAAACTGGTGGCAACCGTTGTCCGTGATCGCGCTGTTTGCCGTGCTCGAGCCTATCGCGGCGTTGGTCATTGAGCCGATGCTGTTCAGTCAAAGCGCCGGCACCTCCAAGCTCGCCATGCTGATCGCGATCGCATTTTGGACCTGGCTGTGGGGCCCCGTCGGACTGCTGTTGGCAACGCCGTTGACTGCATGCCTGGCCGTCGTCGCGAAGTACGTCCCGCAACTCGAATTCATCGCCGTGCTCCTCGGTGACGAGCCGGTCATGCAGACCTCCGTAAGCTATTACCAGCATTTGTTGACGATGGATCAAGACGAGGCCGAGGCGATTGTGGAAGAACAGTTGCGGACTCATCCGGTCGGGCACGTCTTCGACGAAGTGTTGATTCCCGCCCTGCATTACGCCAAACGGGACAGCCGCCTGGGCGTCCTGACGGATGACGAACAAGAGTTCATTTACAGGTCCACACGTGAGATCATCGAAAGAATTGGCCTTCCATCCACCCACCCAACGTCGTTGATCAACACCGCCGCCAGCACTGTAAGTGTCAACAAAATCCGCATCCTGGCCTGGCCCGCTCATGACGAAGCTGACGCCATTGCGCTATTGATGCTTCAACAACTGCTCGATCCGACGCGCTATGAGGTGGAAATCAGCCCCGCCGGTAAGCGCTTGCCCGAAATCCTGCAGGAGGTGGAACAGAAAAGTCCGGCGTTATTCTGCGTTGGTTTTATTCCGCCTGGCGGATTGTCGGCCAGCCGCCACGTAAGTAAGCTGCTGCGCGCCCGACTCCCCGAACTGACCATCGTGGCGGGCCATTGGGGATTGCTCGAGAAAGTTCATAACGACCGCGAAGCCCTCCTGGCTGCTGGCGCCACCCATGTCACTGCCACCCTCATCGAAACCCGCGACCAGATCGTCCAAGCCCTGCATCCCCGCGTCAAACTCCAGCCTGACGCAGCAGTGTCCTGATTCAATGATGTGCACTCTACCGAACTCATGCAACACGCTGGGCAATGGCGGCCAATCTCCGCACTGAATCATTCAGCGGTTGCCATTTCCTGGTCTCGCTGGGAATCGTTGCAGGCCAACGGCTGGAATGCCGGACCGGTGGTCAGCACCTCAATCGCGCGGTCGTCGTCGGATGTTCTGAAAACCAGATAATGACGGTCACAATCCCTTTGCGAAGTATAAGAATAGAGAACTTCAATTCCCGCGTTGGCGAGCTCGACACCAATCTGATCTACCCAGCCCGAGCGATTGATTGGGCCTATCAAGATGACGGGGTTG
It encodes the following:
- the upp gene encoding uracil phosphoribosyltransferase, translating into MRETAHVLNHPLAQSFLTDIRDKNSDRAVVRSRIRALSVLLFYEATRDLPQETMKVATPLAETTGAHVGASVGLVPILRAGLGMVDGILEFLPEARVYHLGLFRDEKTLEPVEYYSRFSEDKPVDIVFVLDPMLATGGSASVAVARLKKWGAKKIKYLGLFAAPEGIRKLSKAYPDVEIYLGATDSHLNDRGYIVPGMGDAGDRQFSGE
- the glp gene encoding gephyrin-like molybdotransferase Glp, coding for MLATKPVNGGEMLAVAEAREIILSAVRTLSARAVPLVEALDCVLAQDVASPINLPLWDNSAVDGYAVRSSDVAGANENNPIHLRVTSTVPAGTAAGARLEPQTCARIFTGAPIPEGADAVVMQEDTRPHHEGYIAVEESVEVGENIRCAGDDATKGEIVLRSNRVLGPAQLGLAAAVGLAQLTIYPRPRVGVLVTGAEIIEPGRALRPGQIYDANSYSLGALVKQAGCEPVELGIADDTREDLFEKIDYGLSECDAVITVGGVSVGEYDLVKDVLAELGCEQKFWRIAMRPGKPFVFGAHGEKLAFGLPGNPVSAAVTFLILVRPALLKMRGAAEIDLPTVTAEAAEDFVNRGDRVHYMRANLRRDGEKWLAKPMPRQGSHVISSLANADCLVEVPEETTIPQGHPVRAIRFSA
- a CDS encoding N-6 DNA methylase is translated as MSGTRKWRTPASHVNHGAIPHAIMGCGVPIQNVKLFVPTPGPELLNYLDLCPGPYNGGGKVVPDGVAESRDRPLLYFIRNDKLSADHKWDDQELRRLRRALGSRGERAFLAIVEPGLVRVIPVSLDTRSQNWEEFQPNTPNARSLFARMALGEYDPKGTPNADFVYQAMFKLLTEVANRVGAASPRIERRDILSLVGRALFLRFLSDRGVVTAQNLQEIAPGARRLDDCFLDATKTVHTCQWLDNTFNGDFLPLSGKGNLAWFRQLALPDNEVFKHLRAILRDEEPAGGGYQQQLRMDWSTFDFAHVPVGLLSQVYEGFVWQWEPEEAEDTSVHYTPRRIAEYLVDDAFDGMRRGGKAHVLDPACGAGVFLVLAFRRLYQERWKAMGQRPDRRIIRDILNKQLRGFDISESALRLAALSLYLTAVELDPKPTPPHALRFKNLRGAVLFNCRRKEDPEKGPVVGSLDLQMLEGHRGRYQMVLCNPPWRSLDESKKAVATTFHAIGREVLNERNLTALAESYENPDSVPDLPFVWRAMQWCEPSGRIAFVLPARLLFKQGDIGQRAREAILQAVTVTGMLNCSNLSDTNVWPEMQQPFLLFFARNRPPKPDHTVRWITVHPDEALNDRGEIRVDSKSIEEVSLEQTFAEPWLWKALALGTALDIEVVRKVKQSDGVPLQRYWEEDLKLLCTNGYSVKKKGQRDASFLEGLPNVTARAHFKFSVRTSVLPLFARTTAARPRSREYYRAPLVLVKESPGIARANGRAWLAQKDVAFNQSFHGFSGAGHPEGRALVRYLQLVTHSDLWMHYALLTSPKLGAERRVIYKEDLEGFPIIPWAKLSHTQRTLAQKLSERLLGEDAQVFADIDGFFADLYDLKPRDMEVIRDTLSVELPFKSVRRRASASPKPQQCTEFCARMETVLRPFFKRIGQGVCVTLSDIGAGAKDAPFSAIVITNTPELSYDLDDTVIASALELASGTGASMAMIDAEIPRTLIVAILNHSRYWTASRARLCAIRILSEGMGPFEE
- a CDS encoding BON domain-containing protein — translated: MSKISPNRSRTFNALGLILYLGALPLLVGVIGCASGRYTQSTGERIDDRATSSHVSAALADSHQRKYFEGVNVETFKDVVQLSGFVNTRDLKSRAGDIARDAAGGREVRNNITVKE
- a CDS encoding DUF6600 domain-containing protein, which encodes MNGTKRLAGKVGFVLCVALFATLTGRVTCAAEISVGVTIHSESDFYEPLAPQGEWVVVGSYGRCWRPSRVEVGWRPYCNGSWERTDAGWYWVSDEPWGWATYHYGRWDMDAEFGWFWVPQTVWAPAWVSWHEGGGYIGWAPLSPSGRVEVNIISPRVVFVEERRFLEPIRPTTVIVNNTTIINKTVINKGPDTVIIEKASGRKIQAAPVRELRTKEEAKVAVKHPTPTSTTEKAAPTPVRNQAEPAEKKVVPAQEPHRAEKPATTTAEPQPPVTKKEVHPADKPIPVAKPAEENRVRPEKASETGSEKAKAPPAGPEAKPATKPETKHETKPDGKVESKPATDRPAATKEPTEQKPGKDDEKKD